One genomic region from Culicoidibacter larvae encodes:
- a CDS encoding LapB repeat-containing protein yields the protein MRKVIRLVMSVFVILSGVCFGVVDVSAADNTADVSATKHAVVENYVTLHEALLDADVKEITIMNNITLENVAPIVMAVRDLVIHGNGFTLTEGNTLQSRIQVGSGMQLTVNDLVVRGRNSYGTFAASTGLFMNDTVLIFNNYHYSGPQMVYNPGGTTIFRGQNSAVIQRQGVGGMVSDEPGEVGEVSKLVFEANSGLAVESVNAGSVKQHSVFWFRGLNQELSIGKGAQLDINYPEAFALFYQYDKRPLHLSEGAQVAAKTEDILYGGYAFSGVTLEADAHFKFTATSSYGSLHSLGDIELGIRSRLQVAVGGKSAPLTLANNVQINVGDGALLNVARNEGNGIFSESDKHYSIDVSKAADITSLQDGSKLFWRNLTANITFDNGDTAVESTDLTIDGQLHLVTSSDFAVLNKSDGSGPMQSQELVYELGVQKSEQDFYNDLELPKDEQVLFSSDYDLDYVQALGTYAVLVRVDNQSDATAYFVDVTIHVVDTTAPIISVDKAVAAQGITYYMPVARTEAQFLTDIVAKTDDGSPVNSDFATKVNQQTVGTYNVTLTAVDASGNTAAPRVVTVFIVRPQTPVSYVIVANSFSTYSSGLTGKSAADVNAMALDASNARVVEVISNTRIKDGLWAEVDGQFSGEEDDVTTSQASVVTNSGSHDYRSPAEYVYTDNNGVVADAATEYSQDNSFFAPQRVMIYGGIAALVSLILLGIYLVFFRK from the coding sequence ATGCGCAAAGTAATTCGTTTAGTTATGAGTGTTTTTGTAATACTCAGCGGGGTTTGTTTTGGTGTTGTTGATGTTAGTGCCGCAGATAATACGGCTGATGTTAGTGCAACGAAGCATGCGGTTGTTGAGAATTATGTAACATTACATGAGGCGTTGTTGGATGCTGATGTAAAAGAGATTACTATAATGAATAATATTACCTTGGAGAACGTGGCGCCAATTGTTATGGCGGTGCGTGATTTAGTCATTCACGGAAATGGATTTACTTTGACTGAAGGTAATACTTTACAATCGCGAATTCAAGTTGGCAGCGGTATGCAGTTGACGGTGAACGATTTGGTTGTTCGCGGCCGAAATAGTTATGGTACTTTTGCTGCTTCAACTGGTCTGTTTATGAATGATACGGTCCTCATTTTTAATAACTATCATTATAGCGGACCGCAGATGGTTTATAATCCTGGGGGTACAACGATTTTCCGCGGACAAAACAGCGCGGTCATTCAGCGCCAGGGAGTTGGCGGAATGGTGAGTGATGAGCCGGGTGAAGTTGGTGAAGTCAGTAAGCTTGTTTTTGAAGCCAACAGTGGCCTAGCGGTAGAAAGTGTGAATGCTGGTTCGGTGAAACAGCATTCGGTATTTTGGTTCCGTGGTTTAAACCAGGAATTGAGCATTGGTAAAGGCGCGCAGTTGGATATCAATTATCCGGAAGCATTTGCTTTGTTTTATCAATATGATAAACGACCGCTTCATTTGAGTGAAGGAGCACAAGTTGCGGCGAAGACCGAAGATATTTTATATGGTGGCTATGCGTTTAGTGGAGTTACACTTGAAGCAGATGCACATTTCAAGTTTACTGCAACTAGCAGTTATGGATCACTGCATAGTCTTGGTGATATAGAGCTTGGAATACGTTCCCGATTGCAGGTAGCTGTGGGTGGTAAAAGTGCGCCGCTAACTTTGGCGAACAATGTGCAGATAAATGTTGGCGATGGTGCGCTGCTAAATGTGGCAAGAAATGAAGGAAACGGAATTTTTTCGGAATCGGATAAGCATTATTCAATTGATGTGTCGAAGGCGGCAGATATCACTTCGTTGCAGGATGGAAGCAAATTGTTTTGGCGTAATTTGACGGCGAATATTACGTTTGATAATGGTGACACGGCAGTAGAGTCAACTGATTTAACAATTGATGGTCAGTTGCATTTAGTGACAAGCAGTGACTTTGCGGTACTTAATAAATCAGATGGCAGTGGTCCAATGCAGAGTCAGGAACTTGTTTATGAATTAGGGGTTCAGAAAAGTGAACAGGACTTTTATAATGACTTGGAACTTCCTAAGGATGAACAAGTACTGTTTAGCAGCGATTATGATCTTGATTATGTGCAAGCACTAGGAACATATGCGGTGTTAGTTCGCGTAGATAACCAGTCCGATGCAACAGCCTATTTTGTTGATGTTACTATCCATGTAGTTGATACTACAGCACCGATTATTTCAGTAGATAAGGCAGTAGCTGCTCAAGGGATCACATATTATATGCCGGTAGCCCGTACTGAGGCACAGTTTTTGACCGATATCGTTGCCAAGACTGATGATGGCAGTCCGGTAAATAGTGATTTTGCTACAAAGGTGAATCAACAAACGGTCGGTACTTATAATGTAACATTGACTGCTGTTGACGCGTCGGGAAATACAGCAGCACCGCGGGTGGTGACTGTATTTATTGTTCGTCCCCAAACACCAGTCAGTTATGTGATTGTGGCGAATAGCTTTTCAACGTATTCGTCTGGTTTGACAGGCAAATCAGCGGCGGATGTGAATGCAATGGCTTTGGATGCCAGTAATGCGCGGGTTGTTGAGGTTATCAGCAATACCAGAATTAAAGACGGCTTATGGGCTGAAGTTGACGGTCAGTTTTCCGGGGAGGAAGATGATGTGACAACCTCGCAAGCCTCGGTTGTCACCAATTCGGGCAGCCATGATTATCGCAGCCCGGCTGAGTACGTATATACAGATAATAATGGTGTAGTTGCAGATGCTGCTACTGAATATTCACAGGATAATAGTTTTTTTGCCCCGCAGCGGGTGATGATATATGGTGGGATTGCAGCACTGGTATCGTTAATATTACTAGGTATTTACTTAGTGTTTTTTAGAAAGTAA
- a CDS encoding sensor histidine kinase, whose amino-acid sequence MNKKLLIFVPVFLAYAVLVVVFILMILQIGSEYQRLESGVITDVQSEVSLVLNEKSSSEVLATKLSTVVNNNSMELIVLDGEQVVFTTFPGVDITNIRDLFNGDEVLYKSQGIVNTVNGDLNVMMVIYHVSMLDYLNSMFIWLTIFVTVLFLLLIVIVTLVNRMLFKPLRNIRKAINEMKDFDVALIEDNTAIGTEFNQFVHRLDETLQNVSKQYTDLELLLLFERQRLDFLLKIARGSLHELKTPLYQTLLQNQAMLRSGFADEELSQLALKYNITQNDKLLKRINVLLRSIAENVNNLESGAEFFDAVDLFYEVEKDFEVLLEQRRVYLDFSSTEKTLICMNRFALQLVIHNLISNAVKYAASESDIEFAINVENGYVQLICINRANARDIERLRSNRFTIELSDETYSSGNGVYLVQELSKSLGGKAVIDIQDDVVEVVVTIPEGVVER is encoded by the coding sequence ATGAATAAGAAGTTATTGATCTTTGTCCCGGTTTTTCTTGCTTATGCTGTTTTGGTAGTGGTATTTATCTTGATGATTTTGCAGATTGGCAGTGAATATCAGCGACTGGAGAGCGGTGTTATCACCGATGTTCAGTCTGAGGTTTCTTTAGTGCTGAATGAGAAGAGCAGTTCTGAGGTTTTGGCAACTAAGTTAAGCACGGTTGTAAATAATAATAGTATGGAATTAATTGTTCTTGATGGTGAGCAGGTTGTTTTTACTACGTTTCCGGGTGTTGATATAACGAATATTCGTGATCTTTTTAATGGTGATGAAGTTTTATATAAGTCGCAAGGGATAGTGAATACGGTCAATGGTGATTTGAATGTCATGATGGTCATTTATCATGTTTCAATGCTTGATTATTTAAATAGTATGTTTATTTGGCTGACGATTTTTGTGACCGTCTTGTTCTTGTTATTAATTGTTATTGTAACACTGGTAAATCGCATGTTGTTTAAACCGTTGCGCAATATTCGTAAAGCGATTAATGAAATGAAAGATTTTGACGTGGCATTGATTGAGGATAATACGGCAATTGGTACAGAATTTAATCAATTTGTTCATCGACTTGATGAAACCTTGCAGAATGTTTCTAAACAGTATACCGATTTAGAGCTATTGTTATTATTTGAACGTCAGCGTTTAGATTTCTTGTTGAAGATAGCGCGTGGTTCATTACATGAGTTAAAGACGCCATTGTATCAGACGCTTTTACAAAACCAAGCAATGTTAAGAAGTGGTTTTGCTGATGAAGAGTTATCACAATTGGCTTTAAAGTATAATATTACACAAAATGATAAATTATTAAAACGAATAAATGTATTGTTGCGTTCAATTGCTGAAAATGTGAATAACTTGGAAAGTGGCGCAGAGTTTTTTGATGCTGTTGATTTGTTCTATGAGGTAGAGAAAGATTTTGAAGTGCTGCTGGAGCAGCGGCGAGTGTATCTTGATTTTTCTAGTACTGAGAAGACTTTGATTTGTATGAATCGTTTTGCTTTACAGTTAGTTATCCATAATTTAATTTCTAACGCGGTAAAATATGCTGCATCGGAAAGTGATATTGAGTTTGCTATAAATGTAGAAAATGGTTATGTGCAGTTAATCTGTATTAATCGGGCGAATGCCCGCGACATTGAGCGGTTGCGAAGCAATCGATTTACTATTGAATTAAGCGATGAGACATATAGCAGTGGTAATGGTGTTTATTTGGTGCAAGAGTTATCTAAGTCATTAGGTGGGAAGGCAGTAATTGATATTCAAGATGATGTTGTTGAAGTCGTGGTAACTATTCCGGAAGGAGTGGTGGAACGATGA
- a CDS encoding response regulator transcription factor yields MTKILFVEDDMQYRQQIQEVLVQAGYEVRATESPIEALDLFQDESYDLVITDYMMPAMSGVQLMRYLKRIDTKVKTIILTGIDSADVEISALDNSVDQYLHKGVREDVLVKYVERVLKDPIKLFAAEEDAGILKSMRENITIHLNNYEVFKDGVKVDVTFKEYQLLVYFIKHMGQVLERDKIIDDIWSDSKDEITSRVVDTQVKLLRKKLRLNAVQSIRNVGYRWNE; encoded by the coding sequence ATGACGAAGATATTATTTGTTGAAGACGATATGCAATATCGTCAACAGATTCAGGAAGTTTTAGTACAGGCCGGATATGAGGTTCGGGCTACGGAAAGTCCGATTGAAGCCCTGGATCTTTTTCAGGATGAGAGTTACGACTTGGTGATAACTGATTATATGATGCCGGCGATGAGCGGTGTGCAGCTTATGCGTTATTTAAAAAGAATTGATACGAAAGTGAAGACGATTATTTTAACGGGTATTGATTCAGCTGATGTTGAAATCTCAGCGTTGGATAATTCGGTTGATCAGTATCTGCATAAAGGTGTGCGGGAAGATGTTTTAGTGAAGTATGTTGAACGGGTTCTTAAGGACCCGATTAAGTTGTTTGCTGCAGAGGAAGATGCTGGCATTTTAAAGTCAATGCGCGAGAATATTACTATCCATCTCAATAATTATGAGGTTTTTAAGGATGGCGTAAAAGTTGATGTTACTTTTAAGGAATACCAGTTACTAGTTTATTTTATAAAACACATGGGGCAAGTGTTGGAGCGAGATAAGATTATAGATGATATTTGGTCAGATTCTAAGGATGAGATTACATCCCGAGTAGTTGACACGCAGGTCAAGTTATTAAGAAAGAAATTGCGATTAAATGCGGTACAGTCAATTCGTAATGTTGGGTATCGGTGGAATGAATAA
- a CDS encoding ROK family protein → MKNIVVFDIGGTAVKAGVMSSDGMFLNKDEMHTPATKEGLFACLSEYVVGQQAFAPVAVSISMPGFINSKAGYVIRGGALVYLDECEFVSELETVIGLPVMIENDARCVALAEQLNGHAQGLDNYVCVTIGTGIGVGIIINNEPFIGSHFRGGEFGMSLVERTESGRYKMMHNTASTAELVSMYKRAMNLPREAQVNGKEIFADESETALAVLERWYERIAVVVFNAIAAYDPQKVLIGGGVSGNPRLLDNILRVMPRVATEKWVDLQVPVEYCMHRNDAGMIGALCHYNREH, encoded by the coding sequence ATGAAGAATATTGTTGTTTTTGATATTGGTGGTACTGCGGTTAAGGCTGGGGTGATGAGTTCTGATGGCATGTTTTTGAATAAGGATGAGATGCATACACCGGCTACAAAGGAAGGCTTGTTTGCTTGTTTGAGTGAGTATGTTGTTGGTCAGCAGGCTTTTGCGCCGGTTGCGGTTTCGATTAGTATGCCAGGGTTTATTAATTCAAAGGCTGGGTATGTTATTCGTGGAGGTGCGTTAGTATATCTTGATGAGTGTGAGTTTGTAAGTGAGCTTGAGACGGTTATTGGGTTGCCGGTGATGATTGAGAATGATGCTCGTTGTGTAGCGCTTGCCGAACAATTGAATGGGCATGCGCAAGGTCTGGATAATTATGTGTGCGTGACGATTGGTACCGGTATTGGGGTAGGTATCATTATTAATAATGAGCCGTTTATTGGCAGTCATTTTCGTGGTGGCGAGTTTGGTATGTCGCTAGTGGAACGTACTGAAAGTGGTCGTTATAAGATGATGCATAATACTGCTTCAACTGCTGAGTTGGTTTCGATGTATAAGCGAGCGATGAATTTGCCGCGTGAAGCGCAGGTGAACGGCAAAGAAATTTTTGCTGATGAGAGCGAGACGGCACTTGCTGTGCTTGAGCGTTGGTATGAGCGAATTGCGGTTGTTGTGTTTAATGCAATTGCGGCGTATGATCCGCAGAAGGTGTTGATTGGTGGCGGCGTAAGTGGTAACCCGAGGTTGCTGGATAATATTTTACGGGTGATGCCGCGTGTGGCAACTGAGAAGTGGGTTGATTTACAGGTGCCGGTTGAGTATTGTATGCACCGAAATGATGCTGGAATGATTGGTGCACTATGCCATTATAATCGTGAGCATTAG
- a CDS encoding HAD domain-containing protein: MRILFLDVDGVLNSHDYLGRSEALAEGDPYKYIERDKLAILQELVYGYDFKVVLHSTWKNLFDERLVPVNKLGKALLQALADFDIVLFDKTLTVDYERQLEIVAWLKAHATLPIENYIIIDDAKIDWQELRPHVIQTNEWYGLTREDARQVSDIIG; this comes from the coding sequence ATGCGAATTTTATTTCTGGATGTTGATGGTGTGCTGAACTCGCATGATTATTTGGGTCGAAGTGAAGCTTTGGCAGAAGGTGATCCTTATAAATACATTGAACGAGACAAACTTGCGATTTTACAAGAGCTTGTTTATGGATATGATTTTAAGGTAGTTTTGCATTCAACATGGAAGAATTTGTTTGATGAGCGGTTGGTGCCGGTAAACAAACTTGGCAAAGCTTTGTTGCAGGCGTTAGCTGATTTTGATATTGTCTTGTTTGATAAGACGCTAACAGTTGATTATGAGCGGCAGCTGGAAATTGTGGCATGGTTGAAGGCACATGCGACATTACCGATTGAAAATTATATTATTATTGATGATGCTAAGATTGATTGGCAGGAGTTGCGGCCGCATGTGATTCAGACTAATGAATGGTACGGGCTGACGCGTGAGGATGCCCGTCAAGTCAGTGATATTATCGGTTAA
- a CDS encoding ribulose-phosphate 3-epimerase, whose amino-acid sequence MMYLTPSLMCADWCNIGAVVAELEQSGVDGFHVDIMDGVFVDNFALGMQDIMALKQLTQKPLDIHLMLQNPQKYIAQFAEAGADIIYVHPESSHYIIRTLQQIRTFGVKSGIAINPETTVSEIVDYLEYADLVMVMTVTPGFSGGTYLDFTERKVAQLTKHKAELGLTLEIFVDGALSEERVQRLHDFGASGFVLGTSALFGKSESYLEIITRMKANG is encoded by the coding sequence ATGATGTATTTGACACCGTCACTGATGTGTGCTGATTGGTGTAATATTGGTGCCGTGGTTGCAGAGTTGGAACAGAGTGGTGTTGATGGCTTCCATGTGGATATTATGGATGGGGTTTTTGTGGATAATTTTGCTTTGGGTATGCAGGATATTATGGCGTTAAAGCAGTTGACGCAAAAACCGTTGGATATTCACTTGATGTTGCAAAATCCGCAGAAGTATATTGCACAGTTTGCTGAGGCGGGTGCGGATATTATTTATGTGCATCCTGAAAGCAGTCATTATATTATTCGGACTTTACAGCAGATACGGACGTTTGGTGTTAAATCTGGAATCGCAATTAATCCAGAGACAACAGTTTCTGAGATTGTGGATTACTTGGAGTATGCAGACTTGGTGATGGTGATGACGGTGACACCGGGGTTTTCCGGCGGTACGTATCTGGATTTTACTGAGCGTAAGGTGGCGCAATTGACAAAGCATAAAGCGGAGCTTGGGCTTACATTGGAAATTTTTGTTGATGGCGCATTGAGTGAAGAGCGGGTACAACGGTTACATGATTTTGGAGCCAGTGGCTTTGTGCTTGGTACTTCAGCGTTATTCGGCAAGTCGGAAAGTTATTTAGAGATTATTACTCGGATGAAAGCGAACGGTTAG
- a CDS encoding type I phosphomannose isomerase catalytic subunit, which translates to MEQVIFFAPRFFEKMWGGTKLTEQYPYSYKVNQEPLGEIWGFADHVNGVSVVRGGKYDGMSLHELWLTQSSLFGFYTSPESHFPFQLRLVDAKRKLSVQVHPDDVFAHEFAGDNGKHEAWYVLDAETGSKIIYGHSAVDAQQFLDMVNDERWKDLLCEIPVRQGDFIYVPAGMLHAIGAGNLVLEVAQNSDTTYRFYDYERLDTSGTKRELHMEQAKRVTTVPAKYPVMNKRTEYYCDAVLDTFMESEFFTVQKLSVGGDAVVAKANAYLACFVVSGSGTLQGSAIGAGDFLLLTAATKQIEASGNFELVMVYKQEVAG; encoded by the coding sequence ATGGAACAAGTAATTTTTTTTGCGCCACGCTTTTTTGAAAAAATGTGGGGTGGGACTAAACTGACGGAGCAATATCCTTATAGTTACAAAGTAAATCAGGAACCGTTGGGTGAGATTTGGGGATTTGCTGATCATGTAAATGGCGTTAGTGTTGTTCGCGGCGGCAAGTATGATGGCATGTCTTTACATGAACTCTGGCTGACCCAGAGTTCATTGTTTGGTTTTTACACGTCCCCAGAATCGCATTTTCCGTTTCAGCTGCGTTTGGTAGATGCAAAGCGGAAACTGAGTGTTCAGGTACATCCCGATGATGTTTTTGCCCATGAGTTTGCTGGTGATAATGGTAAGCATGAGGCTTGGTATGTGCTTGATGCTGAGACTGGCAGCAAGATTATTTATGGGCATAGTGCGGTTGATGCCCAGCAGTTCTTAGATATGGTTAATGATGAGCGATGGAAAGATTTGTTATGTGAGATTCCGGTGCGGCAGGGTGATTTTATTTATGTTCCGGCTGGGATGTTGCATGCGATTGGTGCTGGTAATTTGGTTTTGGAAGTGGCACAAAATAGTGATACGACTTATCGGTTTTATGATTATGAGCGTTTGGATACGAGTGGCACGAAGCGCGAGTTGCATATGGAGCAAGCGAAACGGGTGACGACGGTACCGGCGAAATATCCGGTAATGAACAAGCGTACGGAATATTATTGTGATGCGGTGCTGGATACGTTTATGGAGAGTGAGTTTTTTACCGTTCAAAAGTTGAGTGTTGGTGGTGATGCAGTAGTGGCTAAAGCGAATGCTTATCTGGCTTGTTTTGTAGTGAGTGGCAGCGGTACGTTACAGGGTAGCGCGATTGGTGCCGGAGATTTTTTGTTGCTGACTGCGGCCACGAAGCAGATCGAAGCAAGCGGCAATTTTGAGTTGGTTATGGTGTATAAGCAGGAGGTGGCAGGATGA
- a CDS encoding glycoside hydrolase family 1 protein — protein MFYQFPEDFYWGGASSALQTEGSDSSRGKTIFDVFYNLAPNRFFDGVGPNKLADFYHRYKEDISLYKAVGHNSHRTSISWARLIPDGDGDVDQEAVVYYHEVIDEFKRQGVTLIMNLMHFDMPAALQAKGGFENREVVDAYVRYAKICFELFGDKVKLWATFNEPIVTPEGGYLYDFHYPNVVDFKRAVQVSYNMIIAHAAAVKVFHQVVDGGEICTILNITPIYPRSDNPKDVAAARIADLIFVRSFLDPVLLGQWNAELVEFLGEHDLLPVGLPEDKQLIAANRVDFIGLNYYQPRRVKAKEHVPHPESVLLPESFFDYYEMQGRRMNTSRGWEIYPKAIYDMLMTIKNEYGNVKCYIAENGMGIQQEDQFRGADGVIDDTYRIAFYKEHLRYVHQAISEGVNCFGYHIWTPIDNWSMINAYKNRYGVIEFNPQTGERKLKRSGSWFKELVDANGFDD, from the coding sequence ATGTTTTATCAATTTCCAGAAGATTTTTACTGGGGCGGAGCCTCAAGTGCTTTGCAAACTGAAGGGTCAGATTCAAGTAGAGGCAAGACTATTTTTGATGTATTTTATAATCTGGCGCCGAATCGGTTTTTCGATGGTGTTGGTCCAAATAAGCTAGCTGACTTTTATCATCGCTATAAAGAAGATATTAGTCTTTATAAGGCAGTTGGCCATAATTCGCATCGTACGTCTATTTCGTGGGCGCGGCTGATTCCTGATGGTGATGGTGATGTTGATCAAGAAGCTGTGGTTTACTATCATGAAGTGATTGATGAATTCAAGCGACAAGGTGTTACTTTAATTATGAATCTCATGCACTTTGATATGCCGGCGGCATTACAGGCGAAAGGCGGATTTGAAAATCGTGAAGTTGTTGATGCCTATGTTCGTTATGCAAAAATATGTTTTGAACTTTTTGGTGATAAAGTAAAACTGTGGGCAACATTTAATGAACCGATTGTAACGCCTGAGGGTGGTTATCTTTATGATTTTCATTATCCCAATGTAGTGGATTTCAAGCGCGCAGTGCAAGTAAGTTATAACATGATTATTGCTCATGCTGCTGCTGTAAAAGTTTTTCACCAAGTTGTTGATGGTGGCGAGATTTGTACAATACTTAATATTACGCCAATTTATCCGCGGAGTGACAATCCGAAGGATGTTGCGGCAGCGCGGATTGCCGATTTGATTTTTGTGCGTTCCTTTCTTGACCCCGTGTTACTAGGTCAGTGGAACGCTGAGTTGGTTGAGTTTTTGGGTGAGCATGATTTGTTACCGGTAGGGTTGCCTGAGGATAAACAGTTGATTGCTGCGAATCGGGTTGATTTTATTGGCCTGAATTATTATCAGCCGCGGCGGGTGAAGGCAAAGGAACATGTGCCGCATCCTGAGAGTGTGCTGTTACCGGAGTCGTTTTTTGATTACTATGAGATGCAAGGACGACGTATGAACACTTCGCGTGGTTGGGAGATTTATCCTAAGGCGATTTATGATATGTTGATGACAATTAAAAATGAGTATGGCAATGTGAAGTGTTATATAGCAGAAAATGGTATGGGTATTCAGCAGGAAGATCAGTTTCGTGGTGCCGATGGCGTAATTGATGATACTTACCGGATAGCTTTCTACAAGGAACATTTACGATATGTGCATCAAGCTATCAGCGAAGGTGTGAATTGTTTTGGCTACCATATTTGGACGCCGATTGACAACTGGTCAATGATTAATGCTTATAAGAATCGTTATGGTGTCATTGAGTTTAATCCGCAAACTGGTGAACGGAAGTTGAAGAGATCAGGTAGTTGGTTTAAAGAGCTAGTTGATGCGAATGGATTTGATGATTAG
- a CDS encoding PTS sugar transporter subunit IIC, with amino-acid sequence MSKFLEKIADVLAPIAYKISNNVYLLSLRDAFMLSFPLTMFGSILLIIINFPLFGDDQKTMLNDLLGHASSSAMLLMSIFVAFGIGYYLFKYRNPERKGEAIFSGAVALTAFFILTPFGVEVEGVFFGNAIPTVLMGAQGLFVSMIAAILATEIYGFVVRRNWTIKMPAEVPPAVSRSFSSIIPAAITLAFFTAVYIGFSYTPWESVHTFIYEILQKPLVSLGTSFLATILAIFLVQFFWFFGIHGHLVVNPIMDTLWNATSLQNLTAYQAGEILPNIVTKQFVEIFTVSIGSMGALAAVLVILFISKSRRQREVAKLGLAPAIFNISEPMLFGMPIILNPLYVVPWMLGAPIAAAMTYGAMAIGLVPLTTGVAVPWTMPIFFSGILATNSIMGGIMQLVELAVMILLWVPFIILAQKQEQKENLAEEVAVEE; translated from the coding sequence ATGTCAAAGTTTTTGGAAAAAATAGCAGATGTATTAGCACCAATTGCTTATAAGATAAGCAATAACGTGTACTTGCTTAGTCTTCGGGATGCATTTATGCTGTCGTTCCCGTTGACGATGTTTGGTTCGATTTTATTGATTATTATCAATTTTCCATTATTTGGTGATGATCAAAAAACAATGCTCAATGATTTATTGGGTCATGCAAGTTCCAGTGCAATGTTGCTGATGTCAATTTTTGTGGCTTTCGGGATTGGTTACTATTTGTTTAAATATCGTAATCCGGAACGCAAAGGTGAGGCCATATTCTCTGGCGCAGTAGCGTTAACGGCATTTTTTATTTTGACACCTTTTGGTGTTGAGGTTGAGGGTGTTTTCTTCGGCAATGCAATTCCAACAGTGCTGATGGGTGCACAAGGATTGTTTGTTTCAATGATTGCGGCCATTTTGGCTACCGAAATTTATGGATTTGTTGTGCGTCGTAATTGGACGATTAAAATGCCAGCGGAAGTGCCGCCAGCAGTAAGTCGTTCGTTTTCTTCAATTATTCCGGCTGCAATTACTTTAGCATTCTTCACTGCAGTTTATATTGGTTTTTCTTATACGCCGTGGGAAAGTGTGCATACTTTTATCTATGAAATATTGCAGAAGCCTTTAGTGAGCTTAGGGACTTCATTCTTAGCAACTATCTTAGCAATTTTCTTGGTACAGTTCTTCTGGTTCTTTGGTATTCACGGTCACTTGGTAGTAAATCCGATTATGGATACTTTATGGAATGCAACTTCATTGCAAAATTTGACCGCTTATCAAGCGGGTGAAATTTTACCTAATATTGTTACGAAACAGTTTGTCGAGATTTTTACCGTGTCGATAGGATCAATGGGTGCTTTGGCAGCCGTGTTGGTTATTTTGTTTATTTCTAAGAGTAGACGGCAAAGAGAAGTTGCTAAACTGGGATTGGCGCCAGCGATTTTCAATATTTCTGAACCAATGCTGTTTGGGATGCCGATTATCTTAAATCCATTGTATGTTGTGCCTTGGATGTTAGGGGCGCCGATTGCGGCGGCAATGACTTATGGAGCGATGGCAATTGGTTTGGTGCCTTTGACTACCGGGGTGGCGGTACCATGGACAATGCCAATATTCTTCAGTGGTATATTGGCAACTAACTCGATTATGGGCGGTATTATGCAACTGGTGGAGTTGGCAGTGATGATTTTACTGTGGGTGCCATTTATTATTTTGGCACAGAAGCAGGAGCAGAAAGAGAATCTAGCAGAAGAAGTTGCTGTTGAAGAGTAG